A genome region from Hippopotamus amphibius kiboko isolate mHipAmp2 chromosome 1, mHipAmp2.hap2, whole genome shotgun sequence includes the following:
- the LYSMD3 gene encoding lysM and putative peptidoglycan-binding domain-containing protein 3, giving the protein MAGRHQNRSFPLPGVLSSAQVHAFGNCTDNDMLEEDAEVYELRSRGKEKIRRSTSKDRLDDIIVLTKDIQEGDTLNAIALQYCCTVADIKRVNNLISDQDFFALRSIKIPVKKFSSLTETLYPPKGRQVSRPSSVQYLPEQQEVLSSSDFLSSSESAGSFLKEVDRDIEQIVKCTDTKRENLNEVVSALTAQQVRFEPDNRNIHRKDPYYGADWGIGWWTAVVIMLIVGIITPVFYLLYYEILAKVDVSHHSTVDSSHLHSGVTPPSQQREMENGIAATKGIPFGPQDDHKLYSQDSQLPAAQHKT; this is encoded by the exons ATGGCAGGGAGGCATCAGAATCGTAGTTTTCCTCTTCCAGGAGTTCTTTCAAGTGCTCAAGTACATGCATTTGGAAATTGTACAGACAATGATATGTTGGAGGAGGATGCTGAAGTGTATGAGCTTCgatccagaggaaaagaaaaaatccgAAGAAGTACATCAAAAGATAGACTTGATGACATTATAGTATTAACAAAAGATATACAGGAAGGAGACACTTTAAATGCAATAGCCCTTCAATACTGTTGTACG GTAGCAGATATCAAGAGGGTTAACAATCTCATCAGTGATCAAGACTTTTTTGCCCTTAggtctatcaaaattccagtaaaAAAGTTCAGTTCATTGACTGAAACACTTTATCCTCCAAAAGGAAGACAGGTTTCACGTCCTTCATCTGTTCAGTACCTTCCAGAACAACAGGAAGTTTTGTCATctagtgattttctttcttccagtgaGTCAGCtggtagttttttaaaagaagtagacCGAGATATAGAACAAATAGTAAAATGTACAGACACcaaaagagagaatcttaatGAGGTGGTGTCTGCCTTGACAGCACAGCAGGTACGTTTTGAACCTGATAACAGAAACATTCATCGTAAGGATCCTTATTATGGAGCAGACTGGGGAATAGGGTGGTGGACAGCTGTAGTGATAATGTTAATAGTAGGCATAATAACACCAGTGTTTTATTTGCTGTATTATGAAATTTTAGCTAAGGTGGATGTTAGTCATCATTCAACAGTGGATTCTTCACATTTGCATTCAGGAGTCACACCCCCATCACaacagagagaaatggaaaatggaaTTGCTGCAACAAAAGGCATCCCCTTTGGCCCACAAGATGACCATAAGCTATATAGTCAAGATTCTCAGTTACCTGCTGCTCAACACAAAACATAG